In Vibrio neptunius, the following are encoded in one genomic region:
- a CDS encoding trypsin-like serine protease — protein sequence MKKLSILLPLFLVSKSYALDVTPYIVNGSAADINQFPSFASLYFNDGSQYGNFCGATVINSQYVLTAAHCIYNESYQNLHTWVVPQLTDQSQYPSGSFQSSRAKEFYFPDDYVDSKAQRWPNDIAIIKLESPLNISDYQYLLNTTQNDSYALNNGTNSFKAVGHGLIQGNVASSGTLLETSLELEDKSVCGSTDKQLCFDGVQNGSYKNAVCNGDSGGPVYWHDGGQFVQIGITSFGPETCGDPSQPATGVFTEVYDYNSWISSVISGGQTPKYYVSTSSGGTRSLVDNTVQSSGDSSGGGGGGSLGYLSLLLILGAFSRRKLTS from the coding sequence ATGAAAAAGCTATCTATACTCTTGCCGCTGTTTCTTGTGTCCAAGAGTTACGCGCTCGATGTGACACCCTATATCGTCAATGGCTCAGCAGCGGACATTAATCAATTCCCTTCATTTGCCAGTTTGTATTTTAATGATGGTAGTCAGTATGGGAATTTTTGTGGAGCGACGGTCATCAACTCTCAATATGTGTTGACCGCCGCACACTGTATCTACAATGAGAGTTACCAGAATTTGCATACTTGGGTGGTTCCCCAGTTAACCGATCAGAGTCAGTACCCAAGCGGGAGCTTTCAATCCTCTCGAGCGAAAGAGTTCTATTTTCCTGATGATTATGTCGATTCTAAAGCGCAAAGGTGGCCTAACGATATCGCTATTATCAAACTAGAATCCCCACTCAATATTTCGGATTATCAATATCTTCTGAATACCACGCAAAATGATAGCTACGCATTGAATAATGGAACGAATTCGTTCAAGGCGGTAGGACATGGTTTGATTCAAGGCAATGTGGCTTCTAGTGGCACCTTGTTGGAAACGAGTTTGGAGCTAGAAGATAAATCAGTGTGTGGTTCTACCGATAAGCAGCTGTGTTTTGATGGTGTCCAAAATGGCTCGTACAAGAACGCAGTCTGCAATGGCGACTCAGGCGGCCCGGTCTATTGGCATGATGGTGGTCAGTTTGTGCAGATTGGCATTACCAGCTTTGGCCCTGAAACCTGTGGCGATCCTTCCCAGCCCGCCACCGGTGTGTTTACAGAAGTGTACGATTACAACTCATGGATCAGCAGTGTTATTTCTGGTGGGCAAACACCTAAATATTATGTTTCTACGAGCAGCGGTGGTACTCGCTCTCTCGTCGACAACACAGTGCAAAGCAGTGGTGACAGCAGTGGTGGAGGCGGTGGAGGCTCACTGGGCTATCTGTCTTTATTGTTAATACTGGGCGCTTTTTCCAGAAGGAAGTTAACAAGTTAG
- the nadE gene encoding ammonia-dependent NAD(+) synthetase, producing the protein MEQLIRDEMRVLPSIDPQFEISRRVEFIKRKLQEAKCKALVLGISGGVDSTTCGRLAQLAVNELNEETDGGYQFIAVRLPYGEQKDEDEAQIALQFIQPSHSVSVNIKAGVDGLHAASHQALAHTDLLPKQASKIDFVKGNVKARARMVAQYEIAGYVGGLVLGTDHSAENITGFYTKFGDGACDLAPLFGLSKRQVREVAATLGAPELLVKKTPTADLEELAPQKADEDALHLTYDQIDDFLEGKPVSQEASDKLIAIYQATQHKRQPIPTLYD; encoded by the coding sequence ATGGAACAGCTAATTCGCGACGAGATGCGTGTATTGCCATCAATCGACCCACAGTTTGAAATATCGCGTCGTGTCGAATTTATTAAGCGTAAATTGCAGGAAGCAAAGTGCAAAGCGTTAGTGCTTGGTATCAGTGGCGGAGTCGATTCAACAACCTGTGGCCGCCTAGCACAGCTTGCCGTCAATGAACTGAACGAAGAAACGGATGGCGGCTATCAATTTATTGCGGTTCGTCTGCCCTATGGCGAACAAAAAGATGAAGACGAAGCACAAATCGCGCTTCAGTTCATTCAGCCTTCACACTCCGTATCGGTTAACATCAAAGCTGGAGTAGATGGCCTACATGCCGCTTCACATCAAGCGCTAGCGCATACAGACCTCTTACCCAAACAAGCCTCTAAGATCGATTTTGTAAAAGGTAATGTGAAAGCTCGAGCGCGCATGGTTGCTCAATACGAAATTGCTGGGTATGTCGGGGGGCTAGTACTTGGTACTGATCACTCAGCGGAAAACATTACCGGCTTCTACACCAAGTTCGGTGATGGCGCCTGTGACCTAGCGCCATTATTTGGTTTGAGCAAACGTCAGGTACGTGAAGTCGCAGCAACATTAGGAGCGCCAGAACTTCTTGTGAAAAAGACCCCCACCGCCGATCTAGAAGAACTGGCCCCACAAAAGGCCGATGAAGATGCGCTCCACCTCACTTACGACCAGATTGATGACTTCTTGGAAGGAAAGCCAGTGTCACAAGAAGCATCAGACAAACTGATCGCCATCTACCAAGCGACACAACATAAACGTCAACCCATTCCGACCCTATACGACTAA
- a CDS encoding nicotinate-nicotinamide nucleotide adenylyltransferase produces MNKIAVFGSAFNPPTLGHKSVIDSLTHFDRVLLLPSISHAWGKAMLDYQARCELVDAFIEDLQPSNVERCRVEETIYQPNQSVTTFAVLNELQRQCPEYDITFVIGPDNLFNFAKFYKADEILSRWSVMACPETVKVRSTDVRNAISDKKNINSLTTPKVCQMLAEKGYY; encoded by the coding sequence ATGAACAAAATCGCAGTATTCGGCAGCGCATTTAACCCACCGACCCTTGGCCACAAGAGTGTGATCGACTCACTGACCCATTTTGATCGGGTTTTACTGCTGCCGAGTATTTCTCATGCTTGGGGGAAAGCAATGCTTGACTACCAAGCTCGCTGTGAATTGGTCGATGCATTTATCGAAGATCTGCAACCTAGTAATGTTGAACGGTGTCGAGTTGAAGAAACGATTTATCAACCAAACCAAAGTGTCACAACCTTTGCAGTTTTGAATGAATTGCAGCGTCAGTGCCCAGAATATGACATTACTTTTGTCATTGGCCCTGACAATCTATTTAATTTTGCTAAATTTTATAAAGCAGATGAAATACTTAGTCGATGGTCAGTGATGGCATGTCCTGAAACTGTCAAGGTCCGTAGTACGGACGTGAGAAATGCAATAAGTGACAAAAAAAACATTAATTCACTGACGACGCCTAAAGTTTGCCAAATGTTAGCCGAAAAAGGGTATTATTAA
- a CDS encoding trypsin-like serine protease, protein MAFDVSPYIVNGSNANIVNYPSFASLFYRNGNTYSTSSYCGATMINSQYALTAAHCIYGNESTMLYTVVVPQLEDESNFLSTQQALASEFYYPDDYVDSGAELWPNDIAIIKLETALSVSDYTSLLNTTLNNNFPSPADYKAIGHGLIEGGSNGTRLLETSLEYISLASCQTQYSKVTDKQICFGGPLVGSLQNSTCNGDSGGPVYWYDGSQYIQIGITSFGPSTCGDASLNVTSVFTDVYDYIGWINSVVNGQVTPKYYVTTVNGVRVLNSNVNGSYTSTTSEGGSGGTLNLVVLLSMGMIYSRRKGIPTRLFK, encoded by the coding sequence ATGGCGTTTGATGTCTCGCCTTATATTGTGAACGGGAGCAACGCAAATATCGTTAATTACCCTTCTTTTGCCAGCCTTTTTTACCGCAACGGAAACACTTACAGCACCTCTAGTTATTGTGGCGCGACAATGATAAACAGCCAATATGCGTTGACCGCAGCTCACTGCATTTACGGTAACGAAAGTACCATGTTATACACGGTTGTGGTGCCCCAGTTAGAGGATGAATCCAATTTTCTCTCCACTCAGCAGGCACTAGCTTCAGAATTCTATTACCCCGATGATTATGTTGACTCAGGTGCAGAACTTTGGCCCAACGATATCGCGATTATTAAACTCGAAACCGCACTTTCTGTATCCGATTATACGTCACTCTTAAATACGACGTTAAACAATAACTTTCCTAGCCCAGCAGATTACAAAGCAATAGGTCATGGCCTGATAGAGGGCGGTTCAAATGGTACTCGGTTGTTGGAAACGTCACTGGAATACATCTCATTGGCGAGTTGTCAAACCCAATACAGTAAGGTGACAGATAAACAAATCTGTTTTGGTGGACCACTGGTTGGCAGCTTGCAAAACTCAACCTGTAACGGTGATTCAGGTGGGCCAGTCTATTGGTATGATGGCAGTCAGTATATTCAAATTGGTATTACTAGCTTCGGACCGAGTACGTGTGGTGATGCGTCACTGAACGTGACTTCCGTGTTTACCGATGTCTACGACTACATTGGTTGGATTAACAGTGTGGTCAACGGGCAAGTCACACCAAAGTACTACGTGACGACCGTCAATGGGGTCCGGGTTTTGAACAGTAATGTCAATGGCAGTTACACCAGTACGACCTCTGAGGGTGGTAGTGGCGGAACCCTCAACCTTGTCGTTTTACTGTCCATGGGCATGATTTATTCAAGGAGAAAAGGCATCCCAACTCGCCTATTCAAATAG
- the gcvT gene encoding glycine cleavage system aminomethyltransferase GcvT has protein sequence MTQDLLKTPLHTLHVEAGAKMVPFAGYDMPVQYKLGVKKEHLHTRDAAGLFDVSHMGQLRLHGEGASAFLESLVPVDIIDLPQGNQRYAFFTNEEGGIMDDLMVANLGDHLFVVVNAACKEQDINHLEAHLPAGVELEIIDDRALLALQGPKAVDVLKRFNPEVAEMLFMDVKKLDILGVECIVSRSGYTGEDGYEISVPNTHAEELAQKLTAEEEVEWIGLGARDSLRLECGLCLYGHDLDTTTTPVEASLLWGIQKIRRTDGERAGGFPGADIILKQIETKDVSRKRVGLVGQTKAPVREGTELFDADDNKVGVVTSGTAGPNAGKPVSMAYVRADLSAIGTELFADVRGKKLPMTIEKMPFVPQRYYRG, from the coding sequence ATGACTCAAGATCTACTCAAAACACCACTTCATACACTTCACGTCGAAGCTGGTGCGAAAATGGTTCCTTTCGCAGGCTATGACATGCCAGTCCAATATAAGCTGGGTGTAAAGAAAGAGCACTTGCATACTCGCGACGCTGCGGGTCTTTTTGATGTGTCCCACATGGGGCAACTTCGTTTGCACGGTGAAGGTGCCTCGGCATTTCTTGAGTCGTTAGTTCCTGTTGATATCATTGACTTACCACAGGGCAACCAGCGCTATGCTTTCTTTACCAATGAAGAAGGCGGCATTATGGATGACCTTATGGTGGCAAACCTAGGCGACCACCTTTTTGTTGTGGTTAACGCCGCGTGTAAAGAGCAAGACATCAATCACCTTGAAGCTCATCTACCTGCAGGTGTAGAACTAGAGATCATCGATGATCGCGCATTGCTGGCGCTTCAAGGTCCTAAAGCCGTTGATGTGCTGAAACGTTTCAACCCAGAAGTGGCTGAGATGCTATTTATGGATGTGAAGAAGTTAGACATCCTAGGTGTCGAATGCATCGTCAGCCGCAGTGGTTATACGGGTGAGGATGGTTACGAAATCTCGGTTCCGAACACGCACGCTGAAGAGCTTGCACAGAAGCTGACAGCGGAAGAAGAAGTGGAGTGGATTGGCCTCGGTGCACGTGATTCTCTTCGTCTAGAGTGTGGCCTGTGTTTATACGGACACGATCTTGATACAACAACGACGCCTGTAGAAGCAAGCCTTCTTTGGGGCATTCAGAAAATTCGCCGCACAGATGGTGAGCGAGCAGGCGGTTTCCCCGGTGCCGATATCATTCTTAAGCAGATTGAAACGAAAGATGTGTCACGTAAGCGTGTTGGCCTAGTGGGGCAGACGAAAGCGCCAGTGCGTGAAGGTACGGAGCTGTTTGATGCTGATGACAATAAAGTTGGTGTTGTTACCAGCGGTACAGCGGGTCCAAACGCAGGTAAGCCCGTTTCGATGGCCTATGTACGTGCTGACCTTTCCGCTATTGGTACGGAGTTGTTTGCAGACGTTCGCGGTAAAAAGCTGCCGATGACGATTGAAAAAATGCCATTTGTACCTCAACGCTACTACCGCGGCTAA
- a CDS encoding LuxR C-terminal-related transcriptional regulator: MANKCTHEITFLSDVSMQSKLFKDSLEQGVQLDVTIVPIETLEECEGESAVLGDYILFDYHYLDDERFDFYSHIRSLSSKNSKEIVINCPKDVPSTQLFKWRNLVGVFYVDDDISLLLKGMEKIMQDEMWLSRKVAQDYIEHFRCANNVTTSQAYANLTKREKEIMRLLGHGASNLQIADELFVSENTVKTHLHNIFKKINAKNRLQALLWANNNIALEERV; this comes from the coding sequence ATGGCAAATAAATGCACCCACGAAATAACCTTTCTTTCAGACGTGAGCATGCAATCCAAATTGTTTAAAGATTCTTTAGAGCAAGGCGTTCAATTGGACGTCACTATTGTTCCGATTGAAACGCTCGAAGAATGTGAAGGTGAGAGTGCCGTTCTTGGCGATTACATTCTGTTTGATTACCACTATCTGGACGACGAGAGATTTGATTTCTATAGCCACATTCGTTCTCTAAGTAGCAAGAACTCAAAGGAAATTGTGATTAACTGTCCGAAAGATGTGCCTTCGACACAACTTTTTAAATGGCGAAATCTCGTCGGGGTTTTCTATGTCGATGACGACATTTCTTTACTGTTAAAAGGTATGGAAAAAATCATGCAGGATGAAATGTGGTTGTCGCGCAAAGTCGCTCAAGATTACATTGAGCATTTTCGTTGTGCGAACAATGTAACCACATCGCAAGCTTACGCCAACTTAACCAAGCGTGAGAAAGAAATTATGCGCTTGCTGGGTCATGGCGCATCCAATCTGCAAATTGCCGATGAGTTGTTTGTTAGCGAGAATACAGTGAAAACCCACCTACACAATATTTTTAAGAAGATTAATGCTAAGAACCGTCTTCAGGCACTATTGTGGGCCAATAATAACATTGCACTCGAAGAAAGAGTTTAA